A section of the Pseudophryne corroboree isolate aPseCor3 unplaced genomic scaffold, aPseCor3.hap2 scaffold_688, whole genome shotgun sequence genome encodes:
- the LOC135037936 gene encoding olfactory receptor 2T5-like, with translation MAYDRYVAICDPLHYHSILNRKLCLVLASGTWISGSLNAFVLSIPASHMSFCQSRTIHQFFCDAKALINISCAGSDDLYIVIYTEFLVYGVFPVMFFLISYIKIIRVILKIKSKDGRKKAFSTCSSHLTVVIMYYISGVSVYMMPPSEYSDVLEQVFSALYTVVTPIINPLIYSLRNKDVKISLMRLLWRKQSIER, from the coding sequence atggcatatgaccgatatgttgctatatgtgatcctttacactatcactCTATTTTAAACAGGAAACTCTGTCTTGTATTGGCATCAGGCACTTGGATATCAGGAAGCTTAAATGCATTTGTGCTTTCAATCCCAGcatcacacatgtccttctgtcagtctcgcaccatacaccagtttttctgtgatgctaAAGCTCTGATTAACATCTCCTGTGCTGGCAGTGACGatctatatattgtaatatacactgAGTTTTTGGTATATGGAGTTTTCCCAGTCATGTTCTTTTTGatatcatatataaaaattatcagaGTCATCTTGAAGATAAAATCTAAGGATGGCAggaagaaagccttctccacctgctcatcccacctcactgTTGTTATTATGTACTATATTTCAGGTGTCTCTGTGTACATGatgccaccatcagaatactccgatGTCCTAGAACAGGTGTTTAGTGCACTGTACACAGTTGTAACTCCCATAATAaaccctctgatctacagtctacggaataaagatGTGAAAATTTCTCTGATGAGACTGCTGTGGAGAAAACAAAGTATTGAACGGTGA